One Natrinema halophilum genomic window carries:
- the rpsJ gene encoding 30S ribosomal protein S10 — protein MQQARVRLAGTSPDDLDDICDDVREIANNTGVNLSGPIPLPTKTLEVPTRKSPDGEGTATWEHWEMRVHKRLIDLDADERALRQLMRIQVPNDVSIEIVLED, from the coding sequence ATGCAGCAAGCACGCGTTCGACTCGCGGGCACCAGTCCAGACGACCTGGACGACATCTGCGACGACGTCCGCGAGATCGCGAACAACACCGGCGTCAACCTGAGCGGTCCGATCCCGCTGCCGACGAAGACCCTCGAGGTTCCGACCCGGAAATCGCCCGACGGCGAGGGCACTGCGACGTGGGAGCACTGGGAAATGCGCGTCCACAAGCGCCTGATCGACCTGGATGCCGACGAACGCGCACTTCGACAGCTCATGCGCATACAGGTGCCGAACGACGTCTCGATCGAGATCGTCCTCGAAGACTGA